Proteins from a genomic interval of Channa argus isolate prfri chromosome 11, Channa argus male v1.0, whole genome shotgun sequence:
- the LOC137135872 gene encoding Golgi-associated plant pathogenesis-related protein 1-like isoform X1 yields the protein MFKLLPIKTTQHESSSSTVFEHTGLTVDNVFIFIAESFQQEFLKTHNAYRAKHSAPALKLNAELNASAQSWANHLLATGTLQHSDTKDGENIFTVFSSASLKLTGKEAVDAWYAEIKDYNWCNPGFKGNTGHFTQVVWKDTTEVGVGMASSGNRAFVVGQYRKPGNMAMPGYFEKNVLPLV from the exons ATGTTTAAATTGTTGCCCATCAAAACCACACAGCATGAATCATCTTCATCAACAGTGTTTGAACATACCGGCCTCACAGTTGATAATGTCTTTATATTTATAGCTGAAAGCTTTCAGCAGGAGttcctgaaaacacacaacgCCTACAGAGCGAAGCACAGTGCACCAGCACTGAAGCTCAATGCTGAGCTCAATGCTTCAGCTCAGAGTTGGGCCAATCACCTGCTGGCAACTGGAACCCTgcaacacagtgacacaaaggATGGGGAGAACATCTTCACTGTGTTCAGTTCAGCATCTTTAAAACTGACAG GGAAAGAAGCTGTAGATGCATGGTATGCAGAGATCAAGGATTACAACTGGTGCAACCCTGGTTTTAAGGGCAatactg GTCATTTTACTCAAGTGGTTTGGAAGGACACCACTGAAGTGGGAGTGGGCATGGCCAGTAGTGGAAATAGAGCCTTTGTGGTTGGGCAGTACCGTAAACCTGGAAACATGGCAATGCCGGGATACTTCGAGAAAAATGTCCTGCCACTAG TGTAA
- the LOC137135872 gene encoding Golgi-associated plant pathogenesis-related protein 1-like isoform X2, producing MFKLLPIKTTQHESSSSTVFEHTGLTVDNVFIFIAESFQQEFLKTHNAYRAKHSAPALKLNAELNASAQSWANHLLATGTLQHSDTKDGENIFTVFSSASLKLTGHFTQVVWKDTTEVGVGMASSGNRAFVVGQYRKPGNMAMPGYFEKNVLPLV from the exons ATGTTTAAATTGTTGCCCATCAAAACCACACAGCATGAATCATCTTCATCAACAGTGTTTGAACATACCGGCCTCACAGTTGATAATGTCTTTATATTTATAGCTGAAAGCTTTCAGCAGGAGttcctgaaaacacacaacgCCTACAGAGCGAAGCACAGTGCACCAGCACTGAAGCTCAATGCTGAGCTCAATGCTTCAGCTCAGAGTTGGGCCAATCACCTGCTGGCAACTGGAACCCTgcaacacagtgacacaaaggATGGGGAGAACATCTTCACTGTGTTCAGTTCAGCATCTTTAAAACTGACAG GTCATTTTACTCAAGTGGTTTGGAAGGACACCACTGAAGTGGGAGTGGGCATGGCCAGTAGTGGAAATAGAGCCTTTGTGGTTGGGCAGTACCGTAAACCTGGAAACATGGCAATGCCGGGATACTTCGAGAAAAATGTCCTGCCACTAG TGTAA